The following coding sequences lie in one Rutidosis leptorrhynchoides isolate AG116_Rl617_1_P2 chromosome 4, CSIRO_AGI_Rlap_v1, whole genome shotgun sequence genomic window:
- the LOC139842932 gene encoding uncharacterized protein → MLRLGKISAHWPWEEVRPAIVGPDGNEMKMKRVLTAEEIAGIAFRKQNVNQPLEQEKTGENAPATSGNKRKAAEASQSQQKKKKLTPKQREDKRNDNFVPIEPRSADLPPPSSGHAEETHHTPPRVNPDLEATAESKDKTIHLDSESTPTPPHGSFRLVMDSGPVTDKFNAYVDAVKDHEVNKTVLEVIQACSLTPPYPDAVQKKLKEGTAAALLEAENATTTIPIPLIDAFAADPNMPIDGFLKEDF, encoded by the exons atgttgcggctagggaagatatccgcacactggccatgggaggaagtgcgtccagccatagtcggaccggatggaaatg agatgaagatgaagagagtactgactgcggaggagattgcgggcatcgccttccgcaaacagaatgtgaaccagccgttagagcaggagaagactggcgagaatgcacctgccacctccggcaataagcgcaaggccgccgaagcctcccaatcccaacagaagaagaagaaactcactcccaaacagagggaggacaagcggaacgataacttcgttcccatcgaaccccgttctgcggatctacctcccccatcctCTG GGCATGCGGAAGAAactcatcacaccccaccgcgggtcaatccggacctcgaagctactgccgagtcaaaggataagacgatacacctggactctgagtccacaccaaccccgccacacggtagcttccgattg gtgatggattCTGGGCCAGTTACCGATAAGTTCAATGCCTATGTTGACGCGGTGAAAGACCACGAAGTCAACAAGACAGTCTTAGAGGTGATTCAAGCCTGCAGCCTCACACCACCGTACCCTGACGCTGTGCAGAAgaaattgaaggagggtacggctgcggcaTTGCTGGAAGCGGAGAATGCTACCACCACCATTCCTATCCCTCTAATCGATGCGTTTGCGGCGGACCCAAACATGCCGATTGATGGGTTTCTCAAGGAGGATTTTTAG